From the genome of Lotus japonicus ecotype B-129 chromosome 6, LjGifu_v1.2, one region includes:
- the LOC130721973 gene encoding uncharacterized protein LOC130721973, with protein MDTFTPLTPNDIPMGTTCCSLCLELPYWRVVAKGKVYNTLGDTIHNCPLPTGYVKVSIDVAIEDDAKLPVPDAYDDLISVHDAIGGLVAWPINLIQLDHTNCPSSKGNEMKDKSKAEENDKDKAEEKDKNQVKPLIVKEKVMETRCTRESVASPNQHRSHIGISANQLNSCTFLNIYSEKVLIQGKQIKIPIDQKIFHDVYMKIEHIGREEVREITGHGELSASAVCVYMRFLFDHCVAENLTEKFAFLSPHRTAHGLANQSQYISDAIMANGHPNQLYLAPVNIGAHWVLVVINATTGTLFYLDPIHGSLNQRKVMKEMFDNAMMIYRANCNDKRITWSKAKWNTIKCPAQTNYIDCGYYVLSFLKEIIAHKKSTIPQAYFSDCQFGFYDEDQLNEIKEEWATYVLKNFA; from the exons ATGGATACGTTTACACCACTAACACCTAATGACATCCCTATG GGTACTACATGTTGTTCCTTGTGTTTGGAGCTGCCTTATTGGCGCGTGGTTGCTAAGGGAAAAGTGTATAACACACTTGGTGATACAATTCATAACTGCCCACTTCCAACCGGTTATGTAAAAGTTAGTATTGATGTTGCGATTGAGGATGATGCAAAATTACCGGTACCAGATGCATATGATGATTTGATTAGCGTCCACGACGCAATTGGGGGTTTAGTGGCGTGGCCTATCAACCTCATTCAACTTGATCACACG aatTGTCCATCATCAAAAGGGAATGAAATGAAGGATAAAAGCAAGGCAGAGGAGAATGACAAAGACAAGGCGGAAGAGAAGGACAAAAATCAGGTGAAACCATTGATTGTGAAAGAGAAGGTGATGGAAACAAGATGCACAAGGGAATCTGTTGCATCGCCAAATCAACACAGGTCTCACATTGGGATAAGTGCCAATCAACTTAACAGTTGTACTTTTCTCAACATATATTCAGAAAAGGTTCTTATTCAAgggaaacaaattaaaataccaATAGATCAAAAAATATTCCATGATGTTTATATGAAGATTGAGCATATTGGTCGTGAGGAAGTCCGTGAAATCACTGGGCATGGTGAATTAAGTGCTTCAGCCGTTTGTGTTTATATGAG GTTCTTATTTGATCACTGTGTGGCTGAAAACTTGACTGAGAAATTTGCCTTTTTGAGTCCTCATCGAACGGCACATGGGCTGGCCAATCAAAGCCAATATATTTCGGATGCAATTATGGCAAATGGACACCCAAACCAATTATATCTTGCACCGGTCAATATAGG GGCACATTGGGTGTTGGTTGTGATCAATGCCACTACAGGGACCTTATTTTACTTGGATCCTATACATGGTAGTTTGAATCAACGCAAAGTCATGAAAGAGATGTTTGATAA TGCAATGATGATCTACCGTGCTAATTGCAATGACAAGAGGATTACATGGTCCAAAGCCAAGTGGAATACTATAAAG TGCCCTGCCCAAACAAATTATATAGATTGCGGGTACTATGTACTAAGCTTTCTAAAGGAGATAATTGCGCACAAAAAATCTACAATTCCACAAGCG TACTTCTCTGATTGTCAATTTGGCTTCTACGATGAGGATcaactaaatgaaattaaagaagagtGGGCTACTTATGTGTTAAAGAATTTTGCCTAG